A portion of the Clostridium gelidum genome contains these proteins:
- a CDS encoding polysaccharide deacetylase family protein: MKNNHRYNKNKGKNIKTARTMILFIIIVAFVVVGSTLMAIKFSESKQAVQALDVNKETNSESNLDSNKEKSLDSNGENNTDNKGNVNSLENDPVADDIAFVEKYLNQQMKGQMPDGAADGKKVVYLTFDDGPSETVTPHILDTLKAENVHATFFLVGKAIDESKVTKDLVKREVEEGNAIGNHTYSHNYNYLYPNKTVNVDNVMADVNKTNQSLKNIFGENFSTRAIRFPGGHMTWKGMDSMDALMKEKDYHQVDWNAMTRDAEGKPKNAEQLKQELIKTIVGRQKAVILMHDTYGKEETAKALPGIIQYLREQGYEFRTMK, translated from the coding sequence ATGAAGAATAATCATAGATACAATAAAAATAAAGGGAAAAATATAAAGACTGCTAGAACTATGATTTTGTTTATTATTATTGTTGCATTTGTAGTGGTGGGTAGTACTCTAATGGCTATAAAGTTTTCAGAGAGCAAACAAGCAGTACAAGCACTTGATGTTAATAAAGAAACAAATTCAGAGTCAAATTTGGACTCAAATAAAGAAAAAAGTTTAGATTCAAATGGTGAAAATAATACGGACAATAAAGGTAATGTAAATTCCTTAGAAAATGATCCTGTAGCTGATGATATAGCATTTGTGGAGAAATATTTAAATCAACAAATGAAAGGACAAATGCCAGATGGAGCAGCAGATGGTAAGAAAGTTGTTTATTTAACTTTTGATGATGGACCATCAGAAACTGTAACTCCACATATATTAGACACACTCAAGGCTGAAAATGTACATGCAACTTTTTTTCTTGTTGGAAAAGCAATTGATGAAAGTAAAGTTACTAAAGATCTAGTAAAAAGAGAAGTTGAAGAAGGAAATGCTATAGGAAATCACACTTATTCACATAATTATAATTATTTATATCCCAATAAGACTGTGAATGTGGATAATGTTATGGCTGATGTTAATAAAACTAATCAATCTTTAAAAAATATTTTCGGTGAAAACTTTTCAACAAGAGCTATTAGATTCCCAGGTGGACATATGACATGGAAGGGAATGGATTCCATGGATGCTCTTATGAAAGAAAAAGATTATCATCAAGTTGATTGGAATGCTATGACTAGGGATGCAGAAGGTAAACCTAAGAATGCAGAACAACTAAAACAGGAACTTATAAAAACTATAGTTGGTAGACAGAAAGCGGTTATATTAATGCATGATACTTATGGAAAAGAAGAAACAGCAAAGGCTTTACCTGGAATAATACAGTATTTGAGAGAA